In Phyllopteryx taeniolatus isolate TA_2022b chromosome 6, UOR_Ptae_1.2, whole genome shotgun sequence, one genomic interval encodes:
- the herpud2 gene encoding homocysteine-responsive endoplasmic reticulum-resident ubiquitin-like domain member 2 protein isoform X2, whose protein sequence is MESGAADTPVTLVIKAPDQKYEDRTINCFLSWTVEKLKRHMANVYPGKPRSRDQRLVYLGNLLEDHLRLQDVLRQHDEYHVLHLVCNFCTPPGSPAPCSASTVNAGSSKTAISTLPDIPAVPGGPDGLRHRGGILNLNPRRPAGIFITRPHGGAQMLTPMQMLWWQQMYARYYYMQYQAVVAASRPPTFPAATSQPPPPRPNETARPPLEPVRAADPLPENLVPPPAADANIQINAQAGGGVLNVDEPNRDWLDWLYALFRVCVLLSFVYFYSTFGRFVVVVGAMMLVYLHQVGRFPFRTLERQQRPPNFQDPEQAQAWEEAEERVMDDGMEEAEREDRGLLATAWSFVSTFFASLVPEGWPRRPPDLPPVLRPR, encoded by the exons ATGGAGTCAGGGGCAGCAGACACCCCAGTAACCCTGGTCATCAAGGCCCCCGACCAGAAGTATGAGGACCGCACCATCAACTGCTTCCTGAGCTGGACGGTAGAGAAGCTCAAGCGTCATATGGCCAACGTGTACCCCGGCAAGCCT CGGTCCAGAGATCAGCGATTGGTGTACTTGGGAAATCTCCTGGAGGACCACCTCCGTCTCCAAGATGTGCTGCGACAG CATGACGAGTACCACGTGTTGCATCTGGTGTGCAACTTTTGCACCCCGCCGGGCTCTCCCGCACCCTGTAGTGCCTCCACGGTCAACGCCGGC AGTTCCAAAACTGCAATCTCGACACTTCCTGACATTCCTGCTGTCCCGGGAGGTCCAGATGGGCTCAGGCATCGAGGTGGCATCCTCAACTTGAACCCTCGGAGACCTGCTGGCATATTCATTACCAGGCCTCATGGAGGAGCTCAGATGTTGACGCCCATGCAGATGTTGTGGTGGCAGCAGATGTATGCGCGGTACTACTACATGCAGTA CCAAGCGGTGGTGGCGGCCTCCCGGCCTCCCACCTTCCCAGCTGCCACCTCGCAGCCGCCGCCTCCCCGGCCCAACGAAACCGCGCGGCCCCCGCTGGAGCCCGTCCGGGCCGCCGACCCCCTCCCGGAGAACTTGGTGCCGCCTCCCGCGGCCGACGCCAACATCCAGATAAACGCGCAGGCCGGGGGGGGCGTGCTTAACGTGGACGAGCCGAACCGTGACTGGCTGGACTGGCTGTACGCGCTGTTCCGAGTCTGCGTCCTGCTCAGCTTCGTCTACTTCTACTCCACCTTTGGCCGCTTCGTCGTGGTGGTGGGAGCCATGATGCTGGTCTACTT GCACCAGGTGGGCCGGTTTCCCTTCAGGACGCTGGAGCGGCAACAGCGGCCGCCGAACTTTCAGGATCCTGAGCAAGCCCAAGCTTGGGAGGAAGCAGAG GAGCGGGTGATGGACGACGGCATGGAGGAAGCCGAGCGAGAGGACCGCGGCTTGCTCGCCACGGCGTGGTCCTTCGTCAGCACCTTCTTCGCCTCGCTCGTTCCGGAGGGCTGGCCCCGACGACCACCCGATTTACCCCCTGTGCTCCGTCCTCGTTAG
- the herpud2 gene encoding homocysteine-responsive endoplasmic reticulum-resident ubiquitin-like domain member 2 protein isoform X1 produces MESGAADTPVTLVIKAPDQKYEDRTINCFLSWTVEKLKRHMANVYPGKPRSRDQRLVYLGNLLEDHLRLQDVLRQHDEYHVLHLVCNFCTPPGSPAPCSASTVNAGSSKTAISTLPDIPAVPGGPDGLRHRGGILNLNPRRPAGIFITRPHGGAQMLTPMQMLWWQQMYARYYYMQYQAVVAASRPPTFPAATSQPPPPRPNETARPPLEPVRAADPLPENLVPPPAADANIQINAQAGGGVLNVDEPNRDWLDWLYALFRVCVLLSFVYFYSTFGRFVVVVGAMMLVYLHQVGRFPFRTLERQQRPPNFQDPEQAQAWEEAEVQRGVRELERVMDDGMEEAEREDRGLLATAWSFVSTFFASLVPEGWPRRPPDLPPVLRPR; encoded by the exons ATGGAGTCAGGGGCAGCAGACACCCCAGTAACCCTGGTCATCAAGGCCCCCGACCAGAAGTATGAGGACCGCACCATCAACTGCTTCCTGAGCTGGACGGTAGAGAAGCTCAAGCGTCATATGGCCAACGTGTACCCCGGCAAGCCT CGGTCCAGAGATCAGCGATTGGTGTACTTGGGAAATCTCCTGGAGGACCACCTCCGTCTCCAAGATGTGCTGCGACAG CATGACGAGTACCACGTGTTGCATCTGGTGTGCAACTTTTGCACCCCGCCGGGCTCTCCCGCACCCTGTAGTGCCTCCACGGTCAACGCCGGC AGTTCCAAAACTGCAATCTCGACACTTCCTGACATTCCTGCTGTCCCGGGAGGTCCAGATGGGCTCAGGCATCGAGGTGGCATCCTCAACTTGAACCCTCGGAGACCTGCTGGCATATTCATTACCAGGCCTCATGGAGGAGCTCAGATGTTGACGCCCATGCAGATGTTGTGGTGGCAGCAGATGTATGCGCGGTACTACTACATGCAGTA CCAAGCGGTGGTGGCGGCCTCCCGGCCTCCCACCTTCCCAGCTGCCACCTCGCAGCCGCCGCCTCCCCGGCCCAACGAAACCGCGCGGCCCCCGCTGGAGCCCGTCCGGGCCGCCGACCCCCTCCCGGAGAACTTGGTGCCGCCTCCCGCGGCCGACGCCAACATCCAGATAAACGCGCAGGCCGGGGGGGGCGTGCTTAACGTGGACGAGCCGAACCGTGACTGGCTGGACTGGCTGTACGCGCTGTTCCGAGTCTGCGTCCTGCTCAGCTTCGTCTACTTCTACTCCACCTTTGGCCGCTTCGTCGTGGTGGTGGGAGCCATGATGCTGGTCTACTT GCACCAGGTGGGCCGGTTTCCCTTCAGGACGCTGGAGCGGCAACAGCGGCCGCCGAACTTTCAGGATCCTGAGCAAGCCCAAGCTTGGGAGGAAGCAGAGGTGCAACGGGGCGTACGGGAATTG GAGCGGGTGATGGACGACGGCATGGAGGAAGCCGAGCGAGAGGACCGCGGCTTGCTCGCCACGGCGTGGTCCTTCGTCAGCACCTTCTTCGCCTCGCTCGTTCCGGAGGGCTGGCCCCGACGACCACCCGATTTACCCCCTGTGCTCCGTCCTCGTTAG
- the herpud2 gene encoding homocysteine-responsive endoplasmic reticulum-resident ubiquitin-like domain member 2 protein isoform X3 — translation MESGAADTPVTLVIKAPDQKYEDRTINCFLSWTVEKLKRHMANVYPGKPRSRDQRLVYLGNLLEDHLRLQDVLRQHDEYHVLHLVCNFCTPPGSPAPCSASTVNAGSSKTAISTLPDIPAVPGGPDGLRHRGGILNLNPRRPAGIFITRPHGGAQMLTPMQMLWWQQMYARYYYMQYQAVVAASRPPTFPAATSQPPPPRPNETARPPLEPVRAADPLPENLVPPPAADANIQINAQAGGGVLNVDEPNRDWLDWLYALFRVCVLLSFVYFYSTFGRFVVVVGAMMLVYLHQVGRFPFRTLERQQRPPNFQDPEQAQAWEEAEVQRGVRELSSTVLLVAACVHGKGRTQAGRRIS, via the exons ATGGAGTCAGGGGCAGCAGACACCCCAGTAACCCTGGTCATCAAGGCCCCCGACCAGAAGTATGAGGACCGCACCATCAACTGCTTCCTGAGCTGGACGGTAGAGAAGCTCAAGCGTCATATGGCCAACGTGTACCCCGGCAAGCCT CGGTCCAGAGATCAGCGATTGGTGTACTTGGGAAATCTCCTGGAGGACCACCTCCGTCTCCAAGATGTGCTGCGACAG CATGACGAGTACCACGTGTTGCATCTGGTGTGCAACTTTTGCACCCCGCCGGGCTCTCCCGCACCCTGTAGTGCCTCCACGGTCAACGCCGGC AGTTCCAAAACTGCAATCTCGACACTTCCTGACATTCCTGCTGTCCCGGGAGGTCCAGATGGGCTCAGGCATCGAGGTGGCATCCTCAACTTGAACCCTCGGAGACCTGCTGGCATATTCATTACCAGGCCTCATGGAGGAGCTCAGATGTTGACGCCCATGCAGATGTTGTGGTGGCAGCAGATGTATGCGCGGTACTACTACATGCAGTA CCAAGCGGTGGTGGCGGCCTCCCGGCCTCCCACCTTCCCAGCTGCCACCTCGCAGCCGCCGCCTCCCCGGCCCAACGAAACCGCGCGGCCCCCGCTGGAGCCCGTCCGGGCCGCCGACCCCCTCCCGGAGAACTTGGTGCCGCCTCCCGCGGCCGACGCCAACATCCAGATAAACGCGCAGGCCGGGGGGGGCGTGCTTAACGTGGACGAGCCGAACCGTGACTGGCTGGACTGGCTGTACGCGCTGTTCCGAGTCTGCGTCCTGCTCAGCTTCGTCTACTTCTACTCCACCTTTGGCCGCTTCGTCGTGGTGGTGGGAGCCATGATGCTGGTCTACTT GCACCAGGTGGGCCGGTTTCCCTTCAGGACGCTGGAGCGGCAACAGCGGCCGCCGAACTTTCAGGATCCTGAGCAAGCCCAAGCTTGGGAGGAAGCAGAGGTGCAACGGGGCGTACGGGAATTG TCCTCTACTGTCCTGCTGGTGGCAGCATGCGTCCACGGCAAAGGCAGAACGCAGGCAGGCCGTCGCATCTCATGA
- the herpud2 gene encoding homocysteine-responsive endoplasmic reticulum-resident ubiquitin-like domain member 2 protein isoform X4, with product MESGAADTPVTLVIKAPDQKYEDRTINCFLSWTVEKLKRHMANVYPGKPRSRDQRLVYLGNLLEDHLRLQDVLRQHDEYHVLHLVCNFCTPPGSPAPCSASTVNAGSSKTAISTLPDIPAVPGGPDGLRHRGGILNLNPRRPAGIFITRPHGGAQMLTPMQMLWWQQMYARYYYMQYQAVVAASRPPTFPAATSQPPPPRPNETARPPLEPVRAADPLPENLVPPPAADANIQINAQAGGGVLNVDEPNRDWLDWLYALFRVCVLLSFVYFYSTFGRFVVVVGAMMLVYLHQVGRFPFRTLERQQRPPNFQDPEQAQAWEEAEVQRGVRELTAESGVKSKKA from the exons ATGGAGTCAGGGGCAGCAGACACCCCAGTAACCCTGGTCATCAAGGCCCCCGACCAGAAGTATGAGGACCGCACCATCAACTGCTTCCTGAGCTGGACGGTAGAGAAGCTCAAGCGTCATATGGCCAACGTGTACCCCGGCAAGCCT CGGTCCAGAGATCAGCGATTGGTGTACTTGGGAAATCTCCTGGAGGACCACCTCCGTCTCCAAGATGTGCTGCGACAG CATGACGAGTACCACGTGTTGCATCTGGTGTGCAACTTTTGCACCCCGCCGGGCTCTCCCGCACCCTGTAGTGCCTCCACGGTCAACGCCGGC AGTTCCAAAACTGCAATCTCGACACTTCCTGACATTCCTGCTGTCCCGGGAGGTCCAGATGGGCTCAGGCATCGAGGTGGCATCCTCAACTTGAACCCTCGGAGACCTGCTGGCATATTCATTACCAGGCCTCATGGAGGAGCTCAGATGTTGACGCCCATGCAGATGTTGTGGTGGCAGCAGATGTATGCGCGGTACTACTACATGCAGTA CCAAGCGGTGGTGGCGGCCTCCCGGCCTCCCACCTTCCCAGCTGCCACCTCGCAGCCGCCGCCTCCCCGGCCCAACGAAACCGCGCGGCCCCCGCTGGAGCCCGTCCGGGCCGCCGACCCCCTCCCGGAGAACTTGGTGCCGCCTCCCGCGGCCGACGCCAACATCCAGATAAACGCGCAGGCCGGGGGGGGCGTGCTTAACGTGGACGAGCCGAACCGTGACTGGCTGGACTGGCTGTACGCGCTGTTCCGAGTCTGCGTCCTGCTCAGCTTCGTCTACTTCTACTCCACCTTTGGCCGCTTCGTCGTGGTGGTGGGAGCCATGATGCTGGTCTACTT GCACCAGGTGGGCCGGTTTCCCTTCAGGACGCTGGAGCGGCAACAGCGGCCGCCGAACTTTCAGGATCCTGAGCAAGCCCAAGCTTGGGAGGAAGCAGAGGTGCAACGGGGCGTACGGGAATTG ACGGCTGAAAGTGGAGTCAAATCCAAGAAGGCCTGA